In Lolium rigidum isolate FL_2022 chromosome 7, APGP_CSIRO_Lrig_0.1, whole genome shotgun sequence, the DNA window tagcaaataacttaatgacgtgatcttatgctacgcttaattgggtgtgtccattacatcattcatataatgatataatcttgttattaataacatccaatgttcatgattatgaaactaatcatctattaatcaacaagctagttaagaggcttactagggactcattgttgtttacataacacacatgtatcaatgtttcggttaatacaattatagcatggtatataaacatttatcataaacataaatatatataataaccacttttattattgcctcttgggcatatctccaacaattcgatggggagtgcaacgtcgaagatattgatgacgaggaggaggatgagggtgacgaggaggaggtggttgaggttgatccggctgccgccggttcttcgtcgacgccgaagccacgcacggcgaactacagcaagatcgaagacgccatcttggtccgtgcttggagcaaggtggggatggttgCGTGCtccggagtggaccaaggcggcaagcgctattggcagtgcattgaggatctgtaccaccagctgaagcctcgcaccaagagcatggccgacagatcctaccgctcccttgaaggccgatggaacataATCCAACTCACTGCTCACCATGGATGATAAAGCGGAGGACATGAGTGGGAGAAACgccggcaagcccgagggcaacaagaaggccagggagagggtcaaggtagaaggcgaagcagctagcttccgggagaagttggatcaactcatgaagtccaaggaggcattgacgatgaagacattggagaccaagctcctcatcaccgagaagaagaaggagatgaagcttgccaaggtgcaagcaaggcGGGAAGATGCCAAGTTGAAGGCCGAGCTTGATATGAAGATAATCGCACTCAAAGcagccaaggccatgaaggagctcttggtcgaggagagggatatcatgatgatgcgtaccgacggcatggacgaggatcagctggcgtggtggaacgAGACGAAGGCGGACATcatggcgaggaagaaggctgcgcgtgAAGCTCGTGAGGCAAgtgctcaaggtgagtctccggcgagtggtggcgCCGCTGGCGATGGtctcgttgatggttgatcacatttgggaaattacgtggcttgaacattgcctatgatcgtgttgtgatgttaaaaactatgaattatgcatcatatattttggatgtgctatgtttgatcaCTCGGGGTGgcgatacgggttctgctagctcgtccgagttttcggccggcgaaaagtgaatacagggccctctactcgtgttttaaggggcaaaaaaatacggggcctgttagacatgctctaagcttTGGATGATCTTTGTCTAGAAAATGGATTATAGGATTCAAAATAATAGGATGTAATTTACAAATGAAAACATGAAAACATATGGTAGCATAGTGGTTcggagaaaacaaaaaaaaaaaaagcaaatccACCTGTCATTTTCTTGAGCACAACTGAAATATTGATAAGATTCTTATTTTTCTTCTATTAATTCAGACACAGGCCACACATGGCACATGAGACAGTAATCATCAATGACCGGTAAGTTTCATGATCCTTGAATGTCGCGCGAAGCCTTGCAATCTTGATTCCATAGCACGAAGAATAATTTCAACTGACACCGAGGAAATAACAGATGGATTTTTGTGCATCAATGACCTAGTTGCCCTGTTAATGCAGGCCAAGCCGCGGAAGGCCTATGCTACAGATTTCCTTTGTTTTGATCTCCTGCTGAAAGGGAAAAAAAATCAAAGTGTGTTTTTTTTCCTTCAGGTCCCTAATGGGTATTTTGCCAATGTCCAACCAACTTTGGATAGATAATCCAAGGCTGGTGAACTTCTGGGTAAAAAACCAATTTTCCCAAAATCAAAACAAACCCTGAACTGGGGGGGTGAAAGATAAATGGAACCCTGAACCCCTATCCCTGAAATCTGCACACTAAACTCTCTAATCCCAGACTATTTTGAACCTTGGGTAACTTTCAGCTAAGGATTCGTTGTGTGGCAATTCAAAATCCTAATGGTTGACTAGGTGGCTCTGACCGAGTTAGGCATCACTTTTGTTTTTGTTCATtccttttttatggattttttggCATTTAGAAATATGAAATATGTTTGTTTGGGTggagggagccgaattgaatttcccatCCATTAAGTGTGGCACTTCAGTGCATGCGCCAAGAAACATGTAAGATATAACAGCGCCATGATATTTTATCTACAACTAGAAAATAAAAATCGTGCTCGAAGCACTCTCACTTGATCTTACCATGATACAGTATACTGTAGCACATAAAGCAAACACATACCAACATCTCTTTGCTCAAATTAAATATGTTAGAAGATATGGCGAGTTGTTTCCTACTTCACCACGGGCATAAAGAATGGGCGCCATCGCTGCTCTTCCCAGTAAACAAGCAACAGACGGCAATGCCGACGCAAAATCTCACTAGTTCTTGCCAGTAGCCAAGTAGAGAAATGGCCCACGTCCACAATACCACATCCCGGAATACATAAACATAGTACAAACCACAGGAAATTTAAGCAGTACGAGGGAGCAACATAAAATGCGACGCATATCAAATCCAGAAATAAAACAGTAGTAGATGCAAGGTTCAGGCGGCGAATGGCGAATGATGATGGGATCCTGAATGCATCAGTCACAGCACGATGGGGTCAGAGGCCACGGACCCTTTACCACCTTTGTGCTTGAACCTCTTGACCTGCACGCAGCGTCGGTTGCTCCTTCGGAGCCCGCCGCCTCGTCTCTCCGCATACTGTCGCGTTCGCTTCcgccccttgtcccctctctcgTCCACATCCTCCTCGCTGCTCTCGTTCTCTTCCGGTGCCTCCTCTTCCCCAGGCGTGCCAGAAGCAtcccccacctcctcctccctcgGCGTGTCACAACTTGCCGGCGTAGGATGATCGCTGCCGGTCTGCATCGGTTCATCAGACATATGCTCCCTCGCTGGGCTACCTGTTGTGTCGGTGGCTGCTTGTTCGCACACTGGTATGACAGGAGGGTGTGGTGCAGTCAACTCACGTCGTGAGGTCCCCCCACCTTGAGCATCAACGGCCACATTGCCTTCCTTCAAGTGAGAGGCCTTGAGTAGCTCAAGGTTCCGACCATCCTCCCCCTCTCTGCACTTGCTCAGCCTCCATTCGACTGCCTCCTCTTCCCCAGGCGTGCCAGAGATGTCCCCCACCGCCTGCTCCCTCGGCGTGTCACAGCATTCCGACGCAGGTTGATCGCTGCCGTTCTGCATCCCTTCATCAGGCACAGGCTCCCGAGCTTGGGCCGTCGCTGGGCTACCCATTGTGCCAGCGGCCCCTTGTTTGCCCACCGGTATGACAGGAGGGTGTGGTGCAGTCAACTCAGGTCGTGAGCTCACCTCACCTCGAGAATCGATGGCGACATTGCCTTCAGTCAAGTGAGAAGCCGAGAATGGGAGACGGGCGTGACTGAGAGGAGAGGCGTTCGGCTTCCGGGAGCCAACGCCTGAGTGGTGGATGCCGGGAGAGTAGGCTTTTGTTTGGGAAGCGTGCACCCCTTGTTGCCGTGACGTTGCAACGTTGCCTTTCTTGGCTCTTCTATAAATATTGATGCGCCTCCCAGGGTCCATTCTCAAAGAAGAAGCCTCGCGTAGGTCACGGATCCGAGCATTGTCCTCCTCCTCGCTGCTCTCTCTCCATTCAACTGCCCCCTCTTCCCCAAGCGTGCCAGACACGTCCGCCACATCCTGCTCCCTCGGCGTGTCACGGCATTGTGGCGCAGGTTGATCACTGTCGTTCTGCATCCCTTCATCAGGCACAGGCTCCACAGCCTGGGCCACCGTCGTTTGGTCATCTGTTGTGCCAGTGGCTGCTTGTTCGCAGGCTGGTATGACAGGAGGGTGTGGTGTAGTCAACACAGGCTCTGAGGTCCCACCACCTCGAGAATCGACATTGCGTTCCTTCAAGTGAGCAGCCTCGAGTAGTTCACGGATCCGAGCAAACGATGTTGCTACCTCGCTGCGAAATGACTGTGGCTCCAGAAATCGCATTATGGTTCCGAACTCCTCCTTTATGCTCTCCACCTACAGTTACATGGAAAATGACAAGGTCACTTAGGTTGTGGACAAAGTTCGCCCTCATATGCATTATCTTTATGAACTAGAGCTTACCACTGTCCGCAGATTGAGATCATGAAATTCCTGTGCCGTGTTAGCTGAGGTGAAAACACGTTTGGTAGTATTACAGGTGGCAGGAACTGTTGTATGATCATGGCGAGTAGCACTGACCAATTGCTCGAAAAGTTTGATCTCCGATGCATATTCGAGGCTCCAATCCACTGATGCTTTCCACTGACGTCGTTGGTGCCCAAGAACATCATTGAGCTGATGCTGTTCTTGACCAAACTGATGAGCAAATCGATCTGGGACATGTACTTCCCTCACGTTAAAACTGATCAGCCACGTTCTGGAGCAGCAGACGATATCAGGTGCAACACAGATGTTGGGAATGGATGCAGGATCCATGTGCTTATAAGGTTCCCAGTTGACCTATTAAAATACATACTCTGTAAGGTCAAATTCAAATGGCAAGTACAAAGGGTAATGCATGGCTGTGAATACAAAAAGGTAAACTCACATCCGATACTCGAAGATGACTGAAAGCTTTTCTGATATCTAAAACTTCGTTTGCCGGTTGGGAGATTGCACGCTTTCTCCACCTGCACACTCGTGGGAAGACGTGTGCTGGAGCATCATCCGTATCAGGGCGCATTTCTGGAATATATTCATATATCCATCCCTTTATAGAAACCCAAAATTACATTAGATAATTTCTGTACTGGAACAGCGTCGCAACTCAGAACAATTCGATTTTCGAATAGAATTATAGAAAACGGGGAAGGTATTTTGCTATGTACTATCCTGCCATATTGTTCCTATCAAGTTTCATTCTCCTGATGAATTCTTTCTTGTTTTAAGAAGTGTCAACCATAAGGAACTTCGTAAATTTTTGGACAACAACCATCAGCGAAAACTGTATAGATGCTCTGTACATCAATACATGATATTACGTCACATTTTCCTTTTTCTGCTTCTATTTGTCACTGCATGTAATATCATCGCTATTCTCAAAAACCTATATACTATTTTTTTACAATGCTGGAATATATTCACACATTCACCCTGCCCCTTTGCAGGTGCTAGAATAGGTTAGGATTGACCACAATTGTGGGTTCCCTgttatctcatatatatatagacaaTTACAAGATATACATGGAAACAAACCAATCACAAATCTCAACCATAATGGCCTGATTATAGAATATCTCAGGCACAAAGTATGGAAGGATATAACCGCATATCCTAGATGATGCGGTATGCCTAACATCCCCCCGCAGTCGCAACGGGAGATTCTCGGACGCTGAGACTGGATCGGAAGTCCAAGAATAGCGGCGATGgcaggcctttggtgaagatgtccGCAAATTGCCGTGACGAAGGCACATGAAGAACTCGGATGTGCCCCAACGCAACACGATCTCGAACGAAGTGATGTGTTTGGTGCGTTGATGCTGCACGGGGTTTGTGGACATGTAGACAACACTCACATTGTCACAGAAGACAACGGTGGCGCTAGGAAGTGGTCGATGAAGCTCCTGTAGCAGCTGACGGAGCCAACTAGCCTCAACGACAGCGTTGGCAACGGCTCGATACCTGGCCTCGGCGCTGGAGCGGGAGACAGTATGCTGCCGCTTGGAGGACCAAGATATCAGATTGTCGCCAAGGAACACACAGTAGCCAGAGGTAGAGCGACGAGTGTCCGGACAACCAGCCCAATCTGCATCCGTGTAAGCAACCAGGCGATCAGTGGGTGAGGGAGCAAGCTGGAGACCCTGATGAAGCGTGCCCTTGATGTATCGAAGGACCCTTTTCACCAAGGATAGGTGCTGCTCGCGGGGATCATGGATGTGCAAAATGATCTGTTGGACAGCATAGGCGATGTCCGGGCGAGTGAATGTCAGGTACTGTAGAGCGCCGGCAAGGCTGCGGTAGACCGAAGAGTCAgccacgggaggaccagcaataGCGGCGAGTTTGGGCGAAGTGTCCACGGGTGTCGAGGCAGGATGGCAAGAGCTCATGCCAGCACGCTCGAGAAATGTCGAGAGCATACTGAGTTTGAGATAGGAACATCCCATGTGAATCACGTCGAACGGCAAGGCCGAGGAAGTGATGAAGCTCACCCAAGTCAGTCATGGCGAACTCGGCGGAGAGAGCTCGCTCCAGCAAAGTCGAGGACGAGGCCATAagaatgatgtcgtcgacgtagagcaggAGATATGCCGTGCCGAAAGTACCATGAAGAGTGAAGAGCGACGTATCCGACTTGGAGCATGTGAAGCCGAAGGCGGTGATGAAACTCGCAAACCGATGGTACCACGCGCGAGGAGCTTGCTTGCTTCAAACCGTAGAGGGCACGGTTGAGACGGTAGACATGGTCCGGTCGTGTGGAATCAACAAACCCTGTGGGTTGATGGCAGAACACCACCTCGGAGAGACGACCATGAAGGAAGGCATTTTTTACATCGAGTTGTCGAATCTGCCAACCGGAGGAGagggcgacggagagaataacccGGATGGTAGCTGGTTTAACCACCGGGCTAAAAGTCTCGTCAAAGTCGATACCGTGTTCTTCAGAGAAGCCACGCAAGACCCAACGTGCCTTGTAGCGGTCGAGGGATGGTCGAGGGAGCCATCCAGTTTGAGTTTATGGTGAAAAACCCATTTGCCGGTGACGACATTGGTGTTGGCAGGTGGGAGGACAAGGTCCCACGTGTCGTTGGCGAGGAGGGCGCCATACTCATCAGTCATCGCGGCGAGCCAGTTCGGGTCTTTGAGAGCACCGCGAACAGACTTGGGAATCGGAGAAGGAGCACCGGCGATGTCGACGTTGAGGTTGAGACGCGGTCGAGGGCCGATGATCTTGCCGGCTTGACGACGTGTGATCATTGGCGAGCAGGCACGACAGGGGCGGGCGAAGGCGAGCGCGACGAAGCCGTGGTCGAGGAAGACGTAGCAGAGGCAGCGCCCAAGGCTGCCTCGTCATCGGAGGGCGCGGGAGACGAGCAGCTGCTGTGTGTGGGCAACGCGTcctggtgggccggcccaggggagGCCGCGGGCGAACCAGGCGAGGCCGCAGGCAAGCCAAGTGAGGCCGTGGGAGCGGGCAAAGTATAAGGCGAGGACGAGCGGGCCGAGGCAGCGGGCGAGGAAGGGTCATCCGACCGAGGCGCCATGGCGGGAAGGCGTGGCCCAGTTTGCATGGGCACCGAGGGAAGCACGTCGATCGGCTCCTCAGCAGGAGTCGTGGCCATGTCGTGCTGCAGGTTAGTCACAGAGAAATTTGGTGCAAAGGGGAATTGAGTTTCATCAAAAATCATGTGACGCGAGATGATGATTCGGCGAGACTCAAGATCCATGCACCGATAGCCACGATGATTGGAAGCATACCCGAGGAAGACACATGCGACCGAGCGATGCGAGAGTTTGTGAGGCATAGTGGCAGCGATGTTCGGATAGCATAGGCAACCAAAGGTGCGTAAGTGAGACTATGTCGGAGTGGCGGAAAAAAGAGCGAAAAGGTGACAGGGGGCGGTGAGAGCTTTAGTGGGGAGCCTATTTAACAAATATGTGGCGGTGTAAGAGATTCTACCCAATACTTAGACGGCATGCTGGCTTGAAAAAATAGAGTACGAACGATGTCATTGACTGCGAATAATGCGTTCGGCTTTACCGTTTTAGGGAGACGTGTAGGGGCATGAGAAGCGGAGAAGAATGCCGTGTGCGGCGGGAAAGTCCTGAAGAGAGCGATTGTCGAATTCACGTCCATTGTCCATCTGAATAGCTTGTATCAAGAGGGAAAATTGCGTGGCAACATAATTGTGGAAATTAGACAATAAAGAGAAAACTTCAGACTTGCGCCTTATAGGAAAGGTCTATAGATAATGAGTAAAATCATCCAAAATGACCAGAAAGTATTTGAAAACAGAGACACTCTCCACAGGTGATGTCCAAAGATCACAATGAATTAATTCAAAAGCACGACGACCTAGTTGACAAGCATGACAAATACTAGAGTTTGTGGGAACTTTATTAAATGGAAGCTGCGTGGACGATGCAAGACGTTGAAGAGCTCCATGACCAGGGTGACCAAGACGCCGATGCCAGAGGGTGGAGTCGGTGGTGGAGACAGTGAGGGCGCACGGCGTGGAGGTGAGTGGGTAAAGGTCACCCGTGCTACTGCACCTGAGAATCACCAGAAAAACCTCACGGGTCAAATTAAACTGAGCAATAATTATCAGTGGTAAATTGACGAACGGAAATGAGATTTTTGACAATACGTGGAGTAACAAGGACATCAACGAAGAGTGAGAGTGCAAGAAGAATTTGGAGTAGAAAGAGAGACATGTCCAGAGTGTGTAACGGGAATAGAGGAACCGTCGCCAACTATGACATGAGAATGAGATGGCGAGGAGGAGATAGATAGGAAGTTACCGGCGTCCGAAGACATGTGAGCAGCAGCTCCCGTGTCCATGTGCCAGCCAGAGGGAGCCTGCAGGCTCATGGTGTTGAAGTAGCCAGCGAGAGCGGAGGGGTCCCAGGTGGGTCCTGATGGAGCGCTGTAGGCCGGGTAGTTGGGGTAGGAGTACGTCGCAGGTGGCGCAGGACCAGGGAGCGCCATGTAGCCCTGTGGCGCGGGACGTGCTGCCTGAACGGGGCGAGGGTCGAGGAGACCAGCCGGGGTAGGGTAACCGACCGGCGGGTAGACAGGCACGCCGGGACATGGACCAGCCATGGGGTGCATGTGGATGGCGCCCATCCACGGGTTCTGCAGGCTGGGGAAgggcgcggcggcgcctccgctggtGGTCTTCCGCTTCTTGCCCTTGTAGCCAGAGCCAGAGCCGGTGTTGTTGACGGGGTACGGCGCGGGCGCAGGCGCGGGAGCCGGACCTCCACGCTGCTGTCcgccgccgatgggaggggcggagTAGAAGGCAGTCGGCAACGAGGACGAGGGCCGGGCGTTGGAGGAAGGTGGGGAAGGGCGTCACGAGAGGTGCAAGGGAGGCCACGCCCTGGTACCTCTCATCAAGGCCCTTGATGACGTTCCAGACGAGCGCATCGTCCGTGACCGGCGCTCCGACGTCAGCAAGCGCATCGGCGGCTGCTTTCTGCTCCAGGCAGTAGGCATTGATGGTCTTGTCGCCTTGCTCGATGTTGCGGAATTTCTGCCCGAGGTAGCCGGCGCGATCCTGCTGGTTGTCGCGGAAGAGGGCTGTGATGCTCGTGAAGATGGTGAAGGCGGTGGGACGCTCGGTCATGACCATGTCGACGATGTCGGGGGCGATGGAGCCGTACAACCAGCGCAAGACAGTGGCGTCGACAGGAGTGATGGTCGTGGTGAGGTGGTCAGCAAGGGCATATTGGGTGACGACAATAagaagaaaattgcgccacttgGAAAAGTTGGAGGCTTTGAGGTCTAGGGTGGTGGGGATGAGGGACTTGACGTTCTGGACAGCTGTGGCATGTGCCCAAAGAGCGGCGTGAGGATGCTCAGCGGCAGGGAGGGGAGGGTTGGATGCGGCGGCGACCCTTGGAGAGGGAGGGGAAGAGGTGCGGCGGGGCTGGGGAACCCTAACGCGGCGGCGGTAGAACAGGGGTGCGGAAGCGTGAGATCGCTTTTCTGATACCATGCTAGAATAGGTTAGGATTGACCACAATTGTGGGTTCCGTGTTATCTCATATATATAGACAATTACAAGATATACATGGAAACAAACCAATCACAAATCTCAACCATAATGGCCTGATTATAGAATATCTCAGGCACAAAGTATGGAAGGATATAACCGCATATCCTAGATGATGCGGTATGCCTAACACAGGTATGCCTAACAGCAGGGACTCAAAATACATTAGAACTGTTTTCACAATATAACAGTAGAGCATGTGAAGGAAAAGGGGAAAGAGTTTTATTCTTTCCAAATATCCAATGCCTTTTATCAATTGTAAAACTCCGGCTGTAATCATTCTATTTTAAGAAGTGTTGCTTTATGGATGATTATCATAATGAATGTATTAGGATCGCAGCTCAGTTCTGCTTTTCCTGCTCTAATTCCTCTGTGCATGTGTATATAGCTCTTTTTAGTCTGCAGTAACATTAGAGAACCAATCGTCACTCCCTAGACAGATGGTGCTTGCCCAGCACGCCCATGTTTGAGGCTTGGCCTCCACAGGACGTGCTCACAACTGTCTTGTTAACTAAAACACCATCTGGTGCTAGTGCCTGTTGTTTTTTAGTCTACAGTAACATAATCACTGTCTCTCACAAAATATAACACTAACAATTTCATTCAACCTGGTAtaaaaaacattttttttatGCAACTAAGGTTTTATGAAGtttcatagaattggtaaacattTCCTCTTCTAACTGAAGTAAGATAGGAGTGTTCACATACCATGAGCAGAGCCGCGCTGCCGGTTAGTCTTTTTATGGCAGTAGACATCACTGTAGAGAGAGCCCTATAAAGATGAGCAAGAGCAGCAGCGCCCCAAGCATACTCTCGTACCTTATCGAAGTCCGACAAGAGCGGTAGGTACTTT includes these proteins:
- the LOC124672584 gene encoding uncharacterized protein LOC124672584 → MESPEAVPTGKSCNQHSRELLVCQTTEELKTWKLNEQQQQIVDATGLGNLIHTADLIIDCAVQPVLRAFCELWSKETNTARFHDFEMAPSLRDTAYILGIPVVGHAVTTGAVLNISSEQLFLQYLGQAPDCSHYKGSRVKLSWLHSKFSQLSEHPTDEEIVYGTRAYLLYLIGATLFPEKERGYVSPKYLPLLSDFDKVREYAWGAAALAHLYRALSTVMSTAIKRLTGSAALLMGWIYEYIPEMRPDTDDAPAHVFPRVCRWRKRAISQPANEVLDIRKAFSHLRVSDVNWEPYKHMDPASIPNICVAPDIVCCSRTWLISFNVREVHVPDRFAHQFGQEQHQLNDVLGHQRRQWKASVDWSLEYASEIKLFEQLVSATRHDHTTVPATCNTTKRVFTSANTAQEFHDLNLRTVVESIKEEFGTIMRFLEPQSFRSEVATSFARIRELLEAAHLKERNVDSRGGGTSEPVLTTPHPPVIPACEQAATGTTDDQTTVAQAVEPVPDEGMQNDSDQPAPQCRDTPREQDVADVSGTLGEEGAVEWRESSEEEDNARIRDLREASSLRMDPGRRINIYRRAKKGNVATSRQQGVHASQTKAYSPGIHHSGVGSRKPNASPLSHARLPFSASHLTEGNVAIDSRGEVSSRPELTAPHPPVIPVGKQGAAGTMGSPATAQAREPVPDEGMQNGSDQPASECCDTPREQAVGDISGTPGEEEAVEWRLSKCREGEDGRNLELLKASHLKEGNVAVDAQGGGTSRRELTAPHPPVIPVCEQAATDTTGSPAREHMSDEPMQTGSDHPTPASCDTPREEEVGDASGTPGEEEAPEENESSEEDVDERGDKGRKRTRQYAERRGGGLRRSNRRCVQVKRFKHKGGKGSVASDPIVL